The following is a genomic window from Pectobacterium carotovorum.
GCCCCATCGGTGGGCTGACAAACAACATCATCAGCTGAACTATCCGCTGCCAATCGTCGATCATAAAACCGCGCGTCAGAGCACGCTGGCGGCGTTTGAAGCGGCAAAAAGTATCGGCATGGCGGATAACGATCGAGAAGAGAAAAGTAAGTATGCGTAATGTGGAACTGGAAAGAATCATTAATGAGAAACTGAACTCGGCGACGTTTCAGGACTATGCGCCGAACGGTTTACAGGTTGAGGGGCGTGCAGAAGTAAAACGTATTGTGACAGGCGTAACGGCTTCACAGGCGCTGCTGGATGCGGCGGTAGAAAAGCAGGCCGATGCCATTTTGGTGCACCACGGCTACTTCTGGAAAAACGAACCGCAGATTGTCTGCGGCATGAAGCGCAATCGGCTGAAAACGCTACTGGTCAATGATATCAATCTGTATGGCTATCATCTGCCGCTGGATGCACACCCTGAACTGGGGAATAACGCCCAGTTGGCGGCACTGCTTGAGATTCAGGTACAGGGAGCGATTGAGCCGCTGGTGCCGTATGGAGAGCTGGCGCAGCCCATGACGGCGGATGCCTTTTGCCGTCGTGTAGAAAAGCGGCTGGGGCGTACCGTGCTGCATTGTGGTGATAATGCACCGCAACAGATACAGCGCGTGGCCTGGTGTACCGGCGGTGGTCAGGGCTTTATTGAACAAGCGGCCCGATTT
Proteins encoded in this region:
- a CDS encoding type 2 GTP cyclohydrolase I; amino-acid sequence: MRNVELERIINEKLNSATFQDYAPNGLQVEGRAEVKRIVTGVTASQALLDAAVEKQADAILVHHGYFWKNEPQIVCGMKRNRLKTLLVNDINLYGYHLPLDAHPELGNNAQLAALLEIQVQGAIEPLVPYGELAQPMTADAFCRRVEKRLGRTVLHCGDNAPQQIQRVAWCTGGGQGFIEQAARFGVDAFITGEVSEQTIHIAREMGLHFFAAGHHATERGGIRALGEWLAAQHGFDVTFIDIPNPA